A stretch of Coccidioides posadasii str. Silveira chromosome 2, complete sequence DNA encodes these proteins:
- a CDS encoding uncharacterized protein (EggNog:ENOG410PHS3~COG:G): protein MTTADYRSHTSGGHVRRLSNVEASGADLIGGPNVIVPPKHLMAKSDAYETAKAMELAKYHLEEDISSAETTPRAASPISAQPLTTTDRYAFAFDIDGVLVRGGRAIPAAIEALKVLNGQNEYGIKVPYIFVTNGGGKTEEERCLDLSRQLEYEVSPGQFICGHTPMREMAEKYKTVLVVGGEGEKCRVVAEGYGFKDVVTPGDIIKHNRHTTPFRELTEEELRNSRTRDFSDVQIEAIFVFADSRDWAGDQQIILDLCMSKGGRIGTRSETFDEGPPVYFSHNDIVWSTSHEYTRIGMGALRASTEALFKAVTGKELQTIAFGKPQIGTFQFATRLLQQWRKETHGINSPPETVYFVGDTPESDIRGTNEYNDSELCENNWYSILVKTGVFQDGTVPRFAPQKICGDVLDAVKFGMKREYIDALKQSTVAPVQQGTEGATKEV from the exons ATGACTACTGCCGATTACAGATCCCATACGTCGGGCGGCCACGTCCGTCGGCTGTCCAATGTTGAAGCTTCTGGGGCAGACCTCATTGGCGGGCCCAATGTTATCGTGCCTCCGAAGCACTTGATGGCTAAGAGCGATGCCTACGAGACTGCAAAGGCTATGGAACTTGCGAAATATCACCTCGAAGAGGACATTTCCTCAGCCGAAACAACTCCAAGAGCCGCATCTCCTATCTCAGCCCAGCCACTCACAACAACAGATCGATATGCCTTCGCTTTTGATATTGATGGTGTGCTGGTTCGAGGAGGCAGAGCCATTCCTGCAGCTATTGAAGCTTTGAAGGTTCTGAATGGACAGAACGAGTACGGAATTAAAGT ACCGTACATCTTCGTGACAAACGGTGGTGGAAAGACGGAAGAAGAGCGCTGTCTCGATCTCAGTCGACAACTTGAATACGAAGTTTCCCCGGGGCAGTTCATCTGCGGCCATACACCAATGCGAGAAATGGCGGAGAAGTACAAAACTGTCTTGGTCGTCGGTGGAGAGGGCGAGAAATGCCGTGTTGTCGCCGAAGGGTACGGATTCAAAGACGTTGTGACTCCTGGAGATATCATCAAGCATAACAGACACACTACTCCTTTCCGGGAACTTACTGAAGAGGAGCTTCGCAATTCTCGAACTAGGGACTTTTCTGACGTCCAAATTGAAGctatttttgtttttgcGGATAGCAGAGACTGGGCGGGAGACCAGCAGATCATTCTCGATCTATGCATGTCCAAAGGCGGGCGGATAGGAACAAGGTCCGAGACGTTTGATGAGGGCCCGCCGGTTTACTTCTCCCACAACGACATCGTCTGGTCCACATCGCACGAGTATACACGGATTGGCATGGGTGCTTTGAGAGCCTCGACCGAAGCTCTATTCAAAGCTGTTACCGGAAAGGAGTTGCAAACAATTGCTTTTGGCAAGCCACAGATTGGAACATTCCAGTTCGCCACGCGGCTTCTCCAACAATGGCGAAAAGAAACTCACGGTATCAACTCACCCCCAGAAACTGTGTATTTCGTCGGAGACACCCCTGAATCGGATATCCGCGGTACAAACGAGTACAACGACTCCGAACTCTGTGAAAACAATTGGTACTCTATTCTCGTGAAGACCGGTGTATTCCAGGATGGTACTGTTCCGCGATTCGCCCCACAAAAGATCTGTGGTGACGTTCTGGACGCTGTCAAGTTCGGTATGAAGAGAGAGTACATAGATGCCTTGAAGCAGTCTACTGTTGCTCCCGTACAGCAAGGAACCGAAGGAGCCACTAAGGAGGTGTGA